The DNA segment ATACCGGCTGGACCTTTTATGTGCCGTTTAGTGTCCAGAGCAGTTCCAGCGTCGGTCTTACCGTGACTGCGGCCTTTATTCTCGGCATGTCGTCGATGCTCACCGGCTTGAATTTTGTCACCACCTTCCATCGCATGCGTGACGACAAAATGGGCCTCATGCAGATACCGCTGTTTACCTGGTCGCTGTATGCCACCGCCTGGGTGCAGATTCTCGCCACACCGGTCATCTCGATTACCTTTGTCCTGGTGGTGCTGGAACGGTTTCTGTCTATCGGTCTTTTCGATCCGGATAAGGGCGGCGATCCGCTGCTGTATCAGCATCTGTTCTGGATGTATTCCCATCCGGCGGTATACATCATGATCCTGCCGGGTATGGGGGTTGTCTCCGAGATTATCCCGGTCTTTTCCCGGAAATCGATATTTGGCTATAAGGCCATCGTCTGGTCGTCGATGGCCATCGCCATTGCCGGTTCCCTGGTCTGGGCGCACCATATGTACACCAGCGGCATGAGCGATGTTTCGGTTTTTGTCTTCTCTTTGTTGACCTTCCTGGTGGCAATACCGTCAGCCGTCAAGGTTTTCTCCTGGGTGGCGACAATGTACAAGGGGTCGATCGAGATGACCCCGCCGCTTCTCCTGGCGCTGATATTCATCTATCTTTTCAGCGTCGGTGGCCTGACCGGCTTGGTGCTTGGCGCGGTCGGCACCGACATCCATGTTCACGATACCCACTTCGTTGTCGCCCATTTTCATTTTGTAATGTTCGGCGGCACCGGTTTTGCGTTTTTCGCCGCCCTTCATTTTTGGTGGCCGAAGATGTTCGGGGTCATGTATACCTTCCGGGCCGCGTATATTGGCGCGGTGCTGACGGCGGTGGGCTTTTTATTTCACTACGTCCCGATGCTGATCCTCGGTATCCAGGGAATGCCGCGCCGCTATTATGATTATCTGCCGCAATTTGCCACCGGCAATTTCCTGGCCGGATTTGGCGGCTTTATGCTCTGTCTGGGGATCGTGATTATGTTTGCCAATCTGCTTGTCAGCCTTCGCCGGGGTGTTCAAGCTCCCGCCGACCCGTGGGGCGGAACGACTCTCGAATGGAAGATTCCTTCACCACCGCCGCTGCACAATTTTATTGATGAACCGCAGATATTGGATTTCCCCTACGATTTTCGAGGGGTAGGTGAACAATCATCCAAGAATGGCCGGTGAGGGGACTATGCGCTCGCAGGTAGACAGGGTTGGCATCAAGATCGGCATGTGGCTGTTTCTCTATTCGGAGATTATTCTTTTTGGCGGCTTGTTCGTTCTTTATGCTGCCTACCTCCACAGATATCCCCAGTCGTTTGCCGTCGGCGGCAAGGAACTCAACCGGGTCATTGGGGCCTTGAATACAGTGGTTTTGCTGGTTTCCAGTTTCACCGTCGCCGCCTCCATTACCGCCATTCAGAAAAATTCCAGGAAATTGACGATTGGCCTTCTTCTTTTTTCTATATTTTGCGGAGTTATATTCCTCGTTAATAAATATTTCGAATGGGGCGCAAAGATTCAGCACGGGATCTACCCCAATTCAGAGACCTTAGTGAGCGGGGAACCTGGACTGAATATCTTTTTCGGTTTGTACTATGTCATCACCGGCTTGCATGGCCTCCATGTCATTATCGGCATGGTTCTTCTCGCCATAAGTACCGTCCTGGTGTGGCGAGGCAAGGTCGATGGTTCGAGATTATCGATGCTCGATAACTCCGGTTTGTATTGGCATCTGGTTGATCTTATTTGGATATTTGTCTTTCCCTTGTTTTACCTGGTGTTGTAGGGCAAGGAAGGACTGTCTTGTGGAGAAAATTGTTGTGGATACTCAGCATACGCACCATGTTCTCAGTTACACCCAGCTTGCCCTTGTCCTGGGTATCCTGCTGGTATTGACCGGGGTTACCGTTGGAGTTTCCTACGTCCACCTGGGTTTTTTCAATGTCCCGGTGGCCCTCGGTATCGCCTGCCTCAAGGTGACCTTTGTCTTACTCTTTTTTATGCATTTGAAGTATGAAGGCCGGATCATCATCCTGTCTTTTATTGGCACGGTAAGCTTTCTCTTCATTATGATCGGCTTCACCTTCTGGGATGTGGCATTCAGGTAACAGGCGGAGACTCTTATGACCCCGGTACAAGGTGTAGATCTGGCATTTTGGTATA comes from the Desulforhopalus sp. genome and includes:
- a CDS encoding cytochrome c oxidase subunit 3 family protein → MNNHPRMAGEGTMRSQVDRVGIKIGMWLFLYSEIILFGGLFVLYAAYLHRYPQSFAVGGKELNRVIGALNTVVLLVSSFTVAASITAIQKNSRKLTIGLLLFSIFCGVIFLVNKYFEWGAKIQHGIYPNSETLVSGEPGLNIFFGLYYVITGLHGLHVIIGMVLLAISTVLVWRGKVDGSRLSMLDNSGLYWHLVDLIWIFVFPLFYLVL
- a CDS encoding cytochrome C oxidase subunit IV family protein — protein: MDTQHTHHVLSYTQLALVLGILLVLTGVTVGVSYVHLGFFNVPVALGIACLKVTFVLLFFMHLKYEGRIIILSFIGTVSFLFIMIGFTFWDVAFR
- a CDS encoding cbb3-type cytochrome c oxidase subunit I; the encoded protein is MTAIPSFYHQSAPPGLTGIRAWLFTHDHKRLGLMYLGAVFFWFTVAMILGLLLRTELMGQGRTIMSSGMYNSIFTLHGVIMIFLFVIPAIPAIFGNFFLPIQLGTDDVFFPRLNLFSWYLFMFGGLFAIVSLFAGDGFPDTGWTFYVPFSVQSSSSVGLTVTAAFILGMSSMLTGLNFVTTFHRMRDDKMGLMQIPLFTWSLYATAWVQILATPVISITFVLVVLERFLSIGLFDPDKGGDPLLYQHLFWMYSHPAVYIMILPGMGVVSEIIPVFSRKSIFGYKAIVWSSMAIAIAGSLVWAHHMYTSGMSDVSVFVFSLLTFLVAIPSAVKVFSWVATMYKGSIEMTPPLLLALIFIYLFSVGGLTGLVLGAVGTDIHVHDTHFVVAHFHFVMFGGTGFAFFAALHFWWPKMFGVMYTFRAAYIGAVLTAVGFLFHYVPMLILGIQGMPRRYYDYLPQFATGNFLAGFGGFMLCLGIVIMFANLLVSLRRGVQAPADPWGGTTLEWKIPSPPPLHNFIDEPQILDFPYDFRGVGEQSSKNGR